The following are encoded together in the Saliniramus fredricksonii genome:
- the hemH gene encoding ferrochelatase — protein MNQAVKPAALAVDPAREAEYRAIRLPEDHPPVKAGRVGVLLMNLGTPEATDYWSMRAYLKEFLSDQRVIETSRWLWWPILNLIILQTRPKKKGRDYDTIWNHEKNEGPLKTITRAQAEQTMAALRDEFGDRISVDWAMRYGKPPVKDALEKLLAEGCDRILLVPLYPQYSAATSATACDKAFEALMQMRWQPSVRVAPPYHDDPVYIDALADSMQASLAKLDFEPDVILTSFHGVPKSYLMKGDPYHCQCAKTSRLLRERMGWSADRWKLTFQSRFGPEEWLQPYTDETVKGLAESGVKKIALVAPGFSADCLETLEELDGENREIFMEHGGEQFAYLPCLNDSTEGMRVIEHIVRRELQGWL, from the coding sequence ATGAATCAAGCCGTCAAACCCGCCGCCCTCGCCGTTGACCCCGCGCGCGAAGCGGAGTACCGCGCCATCCGCCTGCCGGAGGATCATCCGCCGGTGAAGGCCGGACGAGTCGGTGTTCTCCTGATGAATCTCGGCACGCCCGAGGCGACGGATTACTGGTCGATGCGCGCCTATCTGAAGGAATTCCTCTCCGACCAGCGTGTGATCGAGACCTCGCGCTGGCTCTGGTGGCCGATCCTCAATCTGATCATCCTGCAGACGCGCCCCAAGAAGAAGGGTCGCGACTACGATACGATCTGGAATCACGAGAAGAACGAAGGCCCGCTCAAGACCATCACCCGCGCCCAGGCCGAGCAGACGATGGCTGCACTCAGGGACGAATTCGGCGATCGCATCAGCGTCGACTGGGCCATGCGCTACGGCAAGCCCCCGGTAAAGGACGCGCTCGAGAAGCTCCTCGCCGAGGGCTGCGACCGGATCCTGCTGGTGCCGCTCTACCCGCAATATTCCGCTGCGACCTCCGCCACCGCCTGCGACAAGGCCTTTGAGGCACTGATGCAGATGCGCTGGCAGCCGAGCGTGCGCGTGGCGCCGCCCTATCACGACGATCCGGTCTATATCGACGCGCTCGCCGATTCGATGCAGGCGTCGCTCGCCAAGCTCGATTTCGAGCCCGACGTGATCCTCACCTCGTTCCACGGGGTGCCGAAATCCTATCTGATGAAGGGCGACCCCTATCATTGCCAATGCGCCAAGACCTCGCGCCTGTTGCGTGAGCGCATGGGCTGGTCGGCGGATCGCTGGAAGCTGACCTTCCAGTCGCGTTTCGGGCCCGAGGAGTGGCTGCAGCCCTATACCGACGAGACGGTGAAGGGGCTCGCCGAGAGCGGCGTGAAGAAGATCGCCCTCGTCGCCCCCGGCTTCTCCGCCGATTGCCTGGAGACGCTCGAAGAGCTCGACGGCGAGAACCGCGAGATCTTCATGGAGCACGGCGGCGAGCAATTCGCCTATCTGCCCTGCCTCAATGACAGCACCGAGGGCATGCGCGTGATCGAACACATCGTGCGGCGCGAATTGCAGGGTTGGCTCTGA
- a CDS encoding aldo/keto reductase: MQQRRLGRSDLVVTPLCFGGNVFGWTADRATSLRLLDAFLDAGCNFVDTADGYSRWVEGHQGGESETILGEWFAARGNRDKVVLATKIGCDMGPGRQGLSRERIISGVEDSLRRLRTDYIDLYQTHFDDENTPVAETLEAYHSLVKAGKVRVIGASNMRSERLQESLTTSHEQGLPRYETLQPEYNLCERQTFESTFAPLCAKEQIGVIPYFSLAAGFLTGKYRSESDLAGRARAARAGRYVNERGFRILDAVDSVAADLDIKPAQVALAWLMARPTVAAPIASATSLDQLAQLVGALSVKLPSEVMVKLDAASA; encoded by the coding sequence ATGCAACAACGCCGCCTCGGTCGTTCCGATCTCGTCGTCACGCCTCTTTGTTTCGGCGGCAACGTCTTCGGCTGGACCGCCGATCGCGCGACTTCGTTGCGCCTGCTGGACGCCTTCCTCGATGCAGGCTGCAATTTCGTCGATACGGCCGACGGCTATTCGCGCTGGGTGGAGGGGCATCAGGGCGGTGAATCGGAGACGATCCTCGGCGAATGGTTCGCCGCCCGCGGCAACCGTGACAAGGTCGTGCTGGCCACCAAGATCGGCTGCGACATGGGCCCCGGGCGCCAGGGGCTCTCACGGGAGCGGATCATCAGCGGCGTCGAGGATTCGCTGCGCCGGTTGCGCACCGATTACATCGATCTCTACCAGACCCATTTCGACGATGAGAACACCCCCGTTGCCGAGACGCTGGAGGCCTATCACTCACTGGTCAAGGCAGGGAAGGTGCGGGTGATCGGCGCCTCGAACATGCGCAGCGAACGCCTGCAGGAATCGCTCACGACGTCGCATGAGCAGGGGTTGCCGCGTTACGAGACGCTGCAGCCGGAATACAATCTTTGCGAACGCCAGACTTTCGAAAGCACCTTCGCGCCGCTCTGCGCCAAGGAACAGATCGGCGTGATCCCGTATTTCTCCCTCGCCGCCGGCTTCCTTACCGGGAAATACCGCTCCGAATCCGATCTCGCAGGGCGGGCGCGGGCGGCGCGGGCCGGGCGCTACGTCAATGAACGCGGCTTTCGCATTCTCGACGCGGTCGACAGCGTCGCGGCGGATCTGGACATCAAACCCGCGCAGGTCGCGCTGGCATGGCTGATGGCGCGCCCCACCGTCGCCGCGCCGATCGCGAGTGCCACCAGCCTTGATCAGCTGGCGCAACTCGTCGGTGCGCTCTCCGTCAAGCTTCCCTCGGAGGTGATGGTGAAGCTCGACGCGGCGAGCGCCTGA